From a region of the Canis lupus dingo isolate Sandy chromosome 5, ASM325472v2, whole genome shotgun sequence genome:
- the MSANTD4 gene encoding myb/SANT-like DNA-binding domain-containing protein 4, translated as MKQLKRKRKSNFSVQETQTLLKEITKRKEVIFSKQLNTTINVMKRMAWEEIAQCVNAVGEGEQRTGTEVKRRYLDWRALMKRKRMKANMKLVGSGFPLPTSDLDDSLTEDIDEKIGFRSDTNFDWQNVADFRDAGGSLTEVKVEEEERDPQSPEFEIEEEEEILSSVIPDSRRENELPDFPHIDEFFTLNSTPSRSAYDEPHLLVNIEKQKLELEKRRLDIEAERLQVEKERLQVEKERLRHLDLEHERLQLEKERLQIEREKLRLRIVSSEKPSLESELGQGEKSLLQPQDIEAEKLKLERERLQLEKDRLQFLKFESEKLQIEKERLQVEKERLRIQKEGHLQ; from the exons ATGAAGCAgttgaaaaggaagaggaaaagcaatTTTAGTGTTCAAGAGACTCAGACCCTTTTGAAAGAGATTACAAAACGGAAAGAAGTCATTTTTTCCAAGCAGCTCAACACCACAATCAATGTGATGAAGCGGATGGCCTGGGAGGAGATTGCACAGTGTGTGAATGCCGTCGGGGAGGGAGAACAGAGGACCGGGACAGAGGTGAAGAGGAGGTACCTGGACTGGCGGGCGCtcatgaagaggaagaggatgaaggcCAACATGAAGCTGGTCGGCTCGGGGTTTCCCCTTCCCACATCCGACTTAGATGACTCGCTCACTGAGGACATCGATGAAAAGATTGGATTCCGTAGTGACACAAATTTTGATTGGCAGAATGTGGCAGATTTCCGGGATGCAGGTGGATCCTTGACTGAGGTcaaagtggaagaggaggagagagatccCCAGAGCCCCGAG TTTGAGAtcgaggaggaggaagaaatattGTCGTCCGTCATACCGGATTCCAGGAGGGAGAATGAACTTCCTGATTTTCCGCACATCGATGAGTTTTTTACCTTGAACTCGACGCCATCTCGGTCTGCCTACGATGAGCCCCACTTGCTGGTGAACATTGAGAAGCAGAAGCTGGAGCTGGAGAAGCGGCGGCTGGATATCGAGGCCGAGCGGCTGCAGGTGGAGAAGGAGCGGCTGCAGGTGGAGAAGGAGCGGCTGCGCCACCTGGACCTGGAGCACGAGCGGCTACAGCTGGAGAAGGAGCGGCTGCAGATCGAGCGAGAGAAGCTGAGGCTCCGGATCGTCAGCTCTGAGAAGCCGTCTTTGGAGAGTGAACTTGGCCAAGGCGAGAAGTCCCTCCTGCAGCCACAGGACATAGAAGCAGAGAAGTTAAAACTGGAGAGAGAACGCTTGCAACTGGAGAAAGACAGGCTGCAGTTTCTGAAATTTGAGTCAGAGAAGCTGCAGATTGAGAAGGAACGCTTGCAAGTGGAGAAGGAGAGACTCCGCATTcagaaggaggggcacctgcaGTGA